The genomic segment GGGGGGTTTTATGCTCTTTCTTTGCGAAGGGGGGAAggggttggggtgggggggagctGGTTGAAAATTCAACACTTActatccaattttttttctcgCCGACAGCGCTTCAAGGTTTGGATTTTGGCATTTGGTGGTGTTAGAGCCAAAAAATTCGTTTGTTTTTGGtcatggctttaaaaaaacgcagcaactttttttttttttgcggcTTGACAGGGTGgggttattattattttaaaagtttggttttttttttttctctctgggtttttttttttgttgttgttgctggggggggggggtttaaGCCCTAAAGAGGTGAATCGAGCTAAATTTGTCGAGCTAGaacgaggaaaaaaaaaaataaaaaaaaagttgcttgggttttttaaaaaaaaaaggagggttttgcctttgtttttttgggggggggggagggggaagaagagggaaatatgttttaaagtgGCAGTTTCCTTCGGGTTTGGAACGGCTTCCCAAGGACGGTCCAAAGGACGAGGCTGCGGCGGCTCTTCACGGCAAGGGGGgaggaaagctttttttcttcccctctttttgtatatatattttgttgttttgttcgcttttgtattgttttgtattgtttgtatgtttttctcTCGTGGCAAAGGCGACGGCGTCTCTCAAGACCAACCAAACCTGGAGcggggaaaggaaaaataaaagggggggggagggaaggtgggGTGGGgcacaacaaataaaaaaagaaaaaaaattgaaaaaaaaaaagaaattagaagcaaagaagaaaagacacgAAACGATTAGAAATTTGTTATCCCCGGGGGAGAATTTAGAGCTTTAAAGcgggggggaaaggaaaaaacccgAAGAAACGCCCTTGGCGGGGGAGGGCTGAGCTCTGAGGGGACATGAGGGCtcagggcggcggcggccctggaggggctgcggggccgcgTTTTTCGCCAGATAAAGGAGCCGTTCGCCCTCCAAAGGGTCGCAGTCGGTTTAAAGAGCCGCTCAACCTTTAGAAAAGGCGGGTGGGACCCCCCTGGACGCCCCACCCGCGCCCCCCGCCAGGCCCAGCGCAGCTCGTTACTCACCTCCACCAGCCCTCAGAATGGCGACGGCGGCGCCGGACGCGTCCTTTTAAACCGGACCACGCCCCCTCCCGAACCACGCCCCCGGCCGCGCGCCGGCCGCGCCCACTCGCCCGTTGAGCCGCCCAACGGCGCCTGCGCGGGGCCCGCAGCGCGCACGCTCGGCCGCCGCCCGCCATTGTCCGCGGGGGCCCGTGTGGCGCAGTTTTTATTCGGGGGCCTTCTGCGCACGCGCGGCCGCCGCGGGCGGGGCCCGCACGGCAAAATGGCGCCCGGGGCGTGAGGGGAGGAGCGGGCGGGGCCTGAGCGTGAGGCGGGAAGATGGCGCTAGGCCGCGTGGCCGCGGCGCTGAGGGCGGCGGGGACGGCGCTGAGAACGGCGGGGACCCCGCTGTGGGCACGGGtgaggcggggggggggcaTCGGAAAGGGGGGGCCGCGGGAGGGGCACCGGGAATGGGGGGGTcgggagggatggggcagcgGCGCACGTGGGCTGGGGGCGTGGTTAGTGACGTCACTGGGCGGCGGTGTTACTCCATTGGGGCGCCAGCAGCGCTTGGGAGGGGGCGGGGCATAGCGAGGCATTGCGTCATCGCGAGGTGGGCGGTGACGTCATAATTTATGAGGTTTGGTGGGATTTTGGAGGGAAAGTGGAGTGTGATGTCACTGAGGGGGGTGTTTACATGTCACCGTCCCTGAGTGGGGTtttgggggcagggggtggggcAGCCCTGTGGGGTTATGATGTCATTACCCACATGACATCATCACCATGAGTGCTATGATGTCATAAACTCATTGATATCACTGCTGTGGGGGTTTTATGTCATCGTTGTTGTGGGTGTTAGAGTGTTACAATGTCGATCTGATGgtattaataatataataatatgaGATCGTAACTTCTACAGAATCCACTTTATGGTGGTTATGATGTCATAGCGCCTGTGACATCACCACTGTTGGGGTTGTGATGTCATAAGCCACGTGACACCATTGCTATGTTGATTATTATATCACAGCCCCTGTGACATCATCACTCCTGGGGTGGTGATGTCATAACCCCCTGACGTCACTGCTCCCGAGGGGTATGACGTCATAACCCCCCTCTCCCAGGACCACCCCcggctctgcagctcccaagAAGCCCCCAAAGCCCCCGAGGAGCCCAAAGCCCCCAAAGAACCCCCGTCCCGGTACCTGGAGCGGCCCTGGGAGTACCTGGAGAGCGAAGGTACcggggggggattttgggggtcctcggggggtttgggggtctcagggggtccccaacccccccaaactgTCCCCCCTGTCCCAGAGTACCGGGTGACCTACGGGGACAGGCCCGTCTGGTTCGGCTACCGGCGCAACCACAAGGGAGCCATCCCCCCCCAGCGCACCCGCAAGGCCTGCCTGGTCagactgggggcactgggggggacTGGAGGAGACTGGGATGCACTGatggggcactggggggcactgggggggactggggggaactgggatgCACTGatggggcactgggggcactgggaggggaatgggggggactggggggaacTAGGATGCACTGGcggggcactgggggcaccaCAGGGGGAatggggggcagtgggagaggATTGGGAGGGTCTGGGGTGGGAACTGGGGGGGACACTGGAAGGGGACTGGGAGGggcctggggggcactgggagggactggggggtgctggggtggaCTGGGGGGTGCTGAGGTGGactggagggcactgggagagactggaGGGTGCTGGGttggactgggagggactggggggcactgggagagactggaGGGTGCTGGGTtggactggggggcactggggtggactggagggactgggaggaactggggggTACTGAGAGGGCCCTGGGCTGaactggggggcactgggagggcactgggctGGCCTGGCCCCCCCTGaccgtgtgtcccccccagcgCCGGGGGAAGCCGGTGGGGAACCCGTGTCCCATCTGCCGGGACCGGAACCTGCTCGTCGACTTCCGGGTCagttcctcttcctctcaccccttttccctcttttttatccccttttccctctttttttaatgcccttttctgtattttccttcgcttttcctccctcctgctgatttccccccttttcctcttccttctcccttttccctgtttccctcccccccttttcctgtattttcctctctcttcctccccccttttcctttccctccctttcttttccctctttttttttttccccttttcctcaatttttccccttttttttcctcccccagaACGTGAAGCTCCTGGATCAGTTTATTTGCCCCCACTCGGGGGTTGTTTTCCACCCCACACACACCGGTGAGGGGAACTGGGGAAacagggagggactggagggtactgggaggaactggggggTACGGGGAGGAACTGGGGGGTACAGGGAGGCAcctctgggtgctggggggggcactgggggtgccccccgtgccccgaGGGTCCCTGACCGTGTCCCCCCCTTCCCGCAGGGGTCTGCATGAGGCAGCACAAGCTCCTGTCCAAGGCCATCGCCCAGGCCCAGGACCACGGTGAGAGCCCTCGGGGGGCCCAGGGTGGGCTCAGCACCCCCGGgtgcccccccagacccccctcactgccccctccccacctctcacccccccagggctgctgtggctgcaggtcCCCTACGTCCCTGCCCCCCgagaggacttttccaaccgGCACCCGGCGGTGGGAAAGACGCCCCCGGCGCCGGCGCTGAGGGGCCCCGGCGGGTTCTGGTACAGCTGGTACGAgcggcggccgccgccccccgccgaGATCGCGCGGATGCGCCGCCTCTACCGCGGCTTCCTCAAGGGAGAGGAGGCTCCGCCGGCCGTCCCGGGGACACCCCCGGAAGCCCCTCAGAGCCCCGCCGGGGAGAAACGGGCAGAATAAAGCGGTTAAAAACCCCTCAAATGGGTGTTTGTGGTGCCAGAGGGGAAAATGGCGGGGGGGGCTCAAAATGGCGGCTCGGGCGTGAGGGGAGTGTATCCCATAATGCCTTGCGGGGAGGGGGAGACACCTTCCGCCACACTTTGCTGCCGCGCGGGAAACCGGTTGCTAAGGAGGGGTGGGGCTTCGTTGTTAAGGGCGGGGAAGGAGCAGTAGCGATTGGCTGAGCGGTTGCCAGGGGCGGGGCTTGGTTGCTAAGGGTGGGTGAAAGCTCGACAACGATTGGGTGGTCAGTGTCAGGTCCCGCCGCCATTGGCTGGCTGTTGCTATGGGCGGGATTTAGTTGCTAAGGGTCTGTAAAGGAGCAGCAACGATTGGCTGTTGGTTGCTAAGGGCGGGACTCGGTTTCTAAGGGGCGATGAATGGACTCCTCCGATTGGTCAGCGGTTGCTAAGGGAGGATAAAGGAGCGGTTTTGATTGGCTGGGCCGTACCATGCCGGCCTCTGATTGGCCGTTTGGGGCGGTGGGCGTGGTGTCGGTGCCGCGGGCGCGGCCGTGGCGGGTCCGGGATCGGGATTTGGGGGGAattggggggattttggggactcggggggtcccggggcccggggggggccATGGAGTTCCCCTTCGAGCTCGGGCCGGTGCTCGGGGAGCGATTCTGCGTCGTGGATCAAAACCTGCGGcccgcggggcgcggggggggcggACACAGGTACGGGGGGGTTAGACTGGGGTTGGACTGGGGTTAAACTGGGGTTAGACTGGGGTTGGACTGGGGTTGAACTGGGGTTAGACTGGGGTTGGACTGGGGTTAAACTAGGGTTGGGAATTAGGATTAAACTGGGGTTAGACTAGGGTGGGACTGGGGTTAgactggggtgggactggggtTAAACTGGGGTTAAACTGGGGTTGGACTGGGGTTAGACTGGGGTTAGACTGGAGTGGGACTGGGGTTGGACTGGAGTTGGACTGGGATTAGATTGGGGTTGGACTCGGGTTAAACTGGGGCTGGACTGGAGTTAAACTGGGGTTGGACTGGGGTTGGACTGGAGTTGGACACTGGGGTTAAACTGGCGTTGGACTGGGGTTGGACTGGAGTTGGAATGGGGTTGGGCACTGAGGTTAAACTGGAGTTGGACACTGGGGTTAGACTGGGGTTGGAATGGGGTTAAACTGGAGTTGGACTGGGGTTAAACTGGGGTGAGATTGGGGTTGGACTGGGGTGGGGTTTAGGGCagttggggtgggggggttcaggaggggtttttggggggtcttTGGGGTGCCAACGACCCCCCCTCGGGCCCAGGGgggacctggagcagcagctgcggACGGTGATCGATGAGCTGGGCAAGGCCTCGGCCAAGGTGGGCtcgggggggcccggggggggctggggggagaaTTCGGGGTCCCAGGGGGGTAACTGGAGGTTACTGGGGTAAATGGGGGGATAATTGGGGTAAATGGGGGGGTAATTGGGGTCCAAGGGGTGTAActggggtcctgggggggtcccaggggggtcTGAGGAcggttttggggggtctggggagggTAACAGGGGGACCTGGGGGGGTAACTGGGGGGTCatggggcagttttgggggtcccaggggggtcATTGGGGGTTTTGAGGGGCAatggggggtccggggggggtcccaggggtccggggggggtcactggggggggtctctgtccccccccccacaggcccagggcctccccacccccgTGACCAGCGCGGCCCGAATGGAGACCAACAGACACGTCCTGTACATCCTGAGGGACCCCCGGTGAGaccccaaaataaccccaaattACCCCAAAATAACCCAAAATAACCCAAACCAACAGACACGTCCTGTACATCCTGAGGGACCCCCGGTGAGaccccaaaataaccccaaaataCCCCCAAATAACCCCAAAATAACCCCTGGGACCCCTTAAACCCCCCCCTCAACCATCCCCAGACCCCTCAGAACCCCCCTCAACCCCCTCTAAAAAACCCCCCTCAGATCCCTCCAGactccccaacccccccccaaaaaaccccccaaacccccaaattcccctcCAACCCCtccctgagaccccccaaattccccccaaacccccctttcccccccccaggacccccaaaggCGTCGTCATCGGGTTCCTCAAGGTGGGCTACAAGAAGCTTTTCCTGCTGGTGAGTCCTGGGGCGTCCCTGCTGAGCTTTGGGGGGTCCCTAGTGAgccctggggtgtccctggggggtccctgggggtccctggtgagttctggggtgtccctgggggtccctggtgagttctggggtgtccctgggttgtccctgggggtccctgggggtccctggtgaattctgggggtccctgggatGTCCCTGGGGTTTCCCTGGGGTGtgcctgggggtccctggggtgtctctgggggtccctgggttgtccctgggggtccctggggtgtctctggggtgtccctgggtgtccctgctGAGTTCTGAGGgtccctggggtgtccctggtGAGTTCTGGGGTGTCCCTCGGGGTCCCTGGGAgtccctgggggtctctggtgagttttgggggtccctggggtgtccctggggtgtccctgggggtccctgggggtccctgttGAGTTCTGGGGTGTCCCTGGTGAAttctgggggtccctgggggtccctgggtgtccctgagggtttgcagccccctgcccagccccccccgtgccccccaggACCGGGCAGGGACCCACACGGAGGTGGAGCCGCTTTGTGTCCTGGATTTTTACATCCACGAGTCCCTGCAGAGACACGGCCACGGCAGGGAGCTCTTCCAGCACATGCTGCAGGtgcactgggggcactgggagcactgggagcactgggagcctGGCACTGGGCACTGGGAACCAGTTACTGAcgcactgggggcactgggagctgctcaCTGGACACTGGGAACCAGTTACTGACccactgggggcactgggaaccAGTTACTGACtcactgggggcactgggaaccAGTTACTGGGCACTGGGAACCAGTTACTGCCccactgggggcactgggaaccAGTTACTGCCccactgggggcactgggaaccAGTTACTGCCccactgggggcactgggaaccAGTTACTGACccactgggggcactgggaaccAGTTACTGAcgcactgggggcactgggaaccagttgctgccccacagccccactgaGGGTTGGGGGGATCCAACTGGGGAGGGGGCCTGGGGAGGGTTGGGGGTCTCACAGCCTTTTATTCCCCAAATTTGGCCATTTTTTGCCTCGATTCGCCCCAAATTTGGACATTTTTTGGTCCGAGTTCACCCAAATTTGACCTGTTTTGGCcctggggggggtcgggggtCTCACAGATCCCCAGGGAGTGTTTGGAatgggggaggtttggggggaatttgggggcactgggggggtttgggggtgtgtTAAATTGGGGAGGGgtctcggggggggggggggtgttaaaTTGGGGAGGGGTCTCACAGATCCCCAGGGATTGTTTGGAgtgggggggatttgggggggggttgagggcactgggggggatttgggggcactggggaggtcTGGGGGGGTATTtggaggggactgggggggcttgggggggtgTTAAATCGGGGAGGGGTCTCACAGACCCCCCCAGAGCGAGCGGGTGCCCCCCGAGCGCTTGGCCGTGGATCGACCCTCGGAGAAGCTCCTGGGATTCCTCCGGAAGCACTACGGGCTCTGCCAGCCCATCCCACAGGTCGGGGGGGcttttggggggtctgggggggtctgagggggatttgggagggatttgggggcactggggggggatttgggaggtctgggggggatttgggggggctctgccagcccatCCCACAGGTcggggggggattttggggggtctgggggggctttgggagggatttgggggggatttgaggAGTCTGGGGGGGATTTGAGGAGTctgagggggatttggggggtctggggggggatttggggggtctgagggagttggggggggggtctgggggttttttgggagggATTCGGGGGGGTCTCGGGAGGGTTTTTGGGGGGATCTGAGGTGGTcggggggtgtttggggggatttggggggtctggggggttttggggggttctaggggggttttggggggtctgtgGGGGCTCAGCTCaattctccctcccccccccccaggccaATAATTTCGTCATCTTTGAGGGGTTTTTCTCCAACCGAACcggtgggtttggggggtcctgggggggaacttggggggtcctggggtgggtttggggggtcctgggggggaatttggggggtcctggggtgggtttggggggtcctgggggggaatttggggggtcctggaggggagttgaggggtcctggggaggtCTGGGTGGtcctggggtgggtttggggggtcccagggtgggtttggggggtcctgggggggaatttggggggtcctggggtgggtttgggtggtCCTGGGGTGGGTCTTGGGGTCCtagggtgggtttgggggtccgggggggggttggggggccctggggtgggtttgggggttccaggagggtttgggggtcctgggggaatttgggggccctggggtgggtttgggggttcccagggagggtttggggggtcccgggggttgaatttggggggtcccaggggggtttTAGGGGAGAActgggggggccctgggggagGTTTGGAGACTCCcggggggtgttttgggggggttccgggttggggggtcccggggggtgtctgtggggtCCCCTCACCCCTAAACCCCCCCCTCAACCCCCTCCAAAGCCCCCATTGCCCGGCGGCCCCTCCCCCGGCGGCCGCAGGAGGAGCCCATCAAACCCTACTCCAGCTCCGACCGGGACTgtgagtggggctgggggggattttggggggtctgggggggatcctggggggtcgggggggtttggggtggattttggggggtctgggaggaatttcagggggtttgggggggctcagccttggccttcccacaggtttggggggttctgggggACCTGGGGGGAAGttgaggggtctggggggtttgggggggtctgagGGTGGGGCTAAAGGGGGTGGGGCTAAAGGGGGTGTGGTCTGAGGGGGAGGGATTAAAGGGGGTGTGGTTGGAGAGGGAGGGGCTAAGGGGTAGGGACGGAGGAGACTAAAGGGGTGGGGTCTGGGTGGGGCTAAATGGGGCGTGGTCAGAGTGGGTGTGGCCCAGTGGGTGTATCCCCTCTGGACTCTCAGCCAATCCCCTTcaagctgggatttgggggggcaTGAGGGGATGCTGAGGGGGTGTGGCCTAATGGGGCGTGGTTACTGAGGGGTGGGCGTGTCCCCGCTGACTCTCAGCCAATCCCCTTCAAGCTGggattgggtgggtgggtgAAGGCGGGGGCTGATGGGGTGTGGTCAAGGGGGGGGCGTGGTCAAAGGGGCGTGTCCGGGTGGGCGTGTCCCCGCTGACTCCCAGCCAATCGCCCGCAGTCCTGCGCGAGGAGGCGGAGCCTCCCTGGCCCTTCAACCTGTCCCTGGCCCCCCGGGGGGGGGTCTCGGGGGGGTCCCCAGTCCGGGGGAGCCTCCGGCCCTTCCTGCTGCGCCGGGACCCCCCCGAGGCGCGCCCGGAGCCCCCCCAGCGCCGCGCCAGGTGGGCACCCAAGTCGGACCTTTTGGGCCTTATTGTACCTAAtttgggcctttttttttttgtgtcccGTCACCCggattttttggtttgattttccttcatttcacc from the Chiroxiphia lanceolata isolate bChiLan1 unplaced genomic scaffold, bChiLan1.pri scaffold_62_arrow_ctg1, whole genome shotgun sequence genome contains:
- the ATAT1 gene encoding alpha-tubulin N-acetyltransferase 1, coding for MEFPFELGPVLGERFCVVDQNLRPAGRGGGGHRGDLEQQLRTVIDELGKASAKAQGLPTPVTSAARMETNRHVLYILRDPRTPKGVVIGFLKVGYKKLFLLDRAGTHTEVEPLCVLDFYIHESLQRHGHGRELFQHMLQSERVPPERLAVDRPSEKLLGFLRKHYGLCQPIPQANNFVIFEGFFSNRTAPIARRPLPRRPQEEPIKPYSSSDRDFLREEAEPPWPFNLSLAPRGGVSGGSPVRGSLRPFLLRRDPPEARPEPPQRRASSLGRVGR
- the MRPS18B gene encoding 28S ribosomal protein S18b, mitochondrial translates to MALGRVAAALRAAGTALRTAGTPLWARDHPRLCSSQEAPKAPEEPKAPKEPPSRYLERPWEYLESEEYRVTYGDRPVWFGYRRNHKGAIPPQRTRKACLRRGKPVGNPCPICRDRNLLVDFRNVKLLDQFICPHSGVVFHPTHTGVCMRQHKLLSKAIAQAQDHGLLWLQVPYVPAPREDFSNRHPAVGKTPPAPALRGPGGFWYSWYERRPPPPAEIARMRRLYRGFLKGEEAPPAVPGTPPEAPQSPAGEKRAE